One Chanodichthys erythropterus isolate Z2021 chromosome 22, ASM2448905v1, whole genome shotgun sequence DNA window includes the following coding sequences:
- the mlana gene encoding melanoma antigen recognized by T-cells 1, which produces MSYGGSGSASRGEFSVHFSSRRGTGFIRAEEAAGIALLAVILTALLILGCWYYRRRGGYKMIRSGRGNGQSWREMMRTGQHSESGSGEENKVALNEFSNLQPAIPNAPPAYEKIVSGPSPPPYSP; this is translated from the exons ATGTCTTACGGTGGATCAGGTTCAGCGTCTAGAGGAGAATTCAGTGTTCATTTCTCCAGCAGACGAGGAACAGGATTCATCCGAGCTGAAGA ggcgGCAGGAATCGCGTTACTGGCTGTGATCCTCACAGCGCTGCTCATTCTGGGATGCTGGTACTACCGCCGACGGGGCGGATACAAGATGATCCGG agCGGACGAGGCAACGGTCAGTCATGGAGGGAGATGATGAGGACGGGTCAGCACAGCGAGTCCGGATCCGGAGAGGAAAACAAAGTGGCCTTGAATGAATTCAGCAACCTGCAACCAGCg ATTCCCAACGCTCCTCCAGCCTATGAGAAGATCGTCTCCGGACCGTCACCTCCTCCTTACTCTCCATGA